A segment of the Bacteroidales bacterium genome:
CTGTTCCATCTGCGACCTGTGCGAGTGTCGTATTCCCAATAAAGTGCAGTATTATGGTTTCCGTTGCCTGAAATTTCATCAGTTTTTTCTTGTCCGTTAAATCCAAACCGATATACACCTATGCATTCTGTCAAAGAACTTACATCTGTACTCGTATGGTTTTGTGAAAACTTTTCCAAACCTCGTATATTGTTGGAAACAAATTTAAAAGAAAATTTCTAAATTAAGAAATGTATATAGAGAAAATACAGAATAAATTATTTTTCAAAATCTTTATACAACAAACTCGCTTGAATTCCTTTGTTGTTTTGATATTTTTCACTGCAATATTTCTTGTACTCACCCTCAATGGTATGATAATACAACTGACAAATCTCAATGAATGGATAAATCTTTATTGGTTGCACACAAAAAATTTCTAAAGTCCAAAAACCACAAAATCCCACATCGCCAAATCCTGCAGTTATATGAACAAATATGCCTAAACGTCCAATAGAAGACCTTCCTTCTAACATCGGCACTAAATTATGCGTTTCTGTATGCTCTAAAGTTCTCCCTAAATATAACTTGTTAGGATATAAAGTGATTCCATCATTTGGAATAGTTAATAAAGTAGTTGGATTTGGTTTTTTCATATCCAAAACCGTATCATCATAAACCAATAGCTCATTATTTAATTTTAAATTATAACTATTAGAATGTAGTTGTTTAATATTAAAAGGTTCTATTTTAATATCCTTACCTATTCTTTTCTCAATTTCTAAGCCAGATAAAATCATAAATTACTATTACAAATTTTAAGTATAGAAAATTAATATTCCTCAATTTCAATTTTGTAATTATCTTTATCTTTAGGAGATATAATATTTTTTTTCAAAGCTTCATTAACCCTACTATCAATAAAGGTTATTATTTCATTACGAATACTTGTATTAGTTTTTTTGCATAAAATTTCAAAATAAATTAACAAGTCAGAATTAATGCCTTTAATTTCAATATCTGTTTTTTTATTTTCCATATACGTATAAATTATAATTTGTTTTACGTTAAGTCCTCTGGTATATTGTGATGAAATTTATGAGCTTTTGTTTCATATAGTTTTCGAACATTTATGCTTGGATTAGAAACTAGCAATGGCTCATTTACTACTAATATACCTGCTTTCTCAATTCCTTCACTTTTGGTAGGATTATTAGTAAGTAGTCTTACTTTTTTTAATCCTTTTTTTGATAAATATTTACCAATAGAATAAAAATCACGACCTTCTGGTTTTACTCCTATTTCTAACCTTGATTCATACGTGTCTATTCCTTTTACTTCAAGTGATGTTGCTTTTACTTTTGCTGCAAGTCCTGCACCCCTTCCATCAAATCTTAAATATACAAGTATTCCATTGCCTTCCGCTACCAATCTATCCATAGCCAATTTAAGTTGATCTGCACAATCACATAAGTTACTATCAAAAGCTTGTGCAAACACACACTCAGAATGTATTCTTACAAGAGGTATATCCTCATCATAAGGATTTCCAATTATTACAACTAAATCGCCATCGCTAGCAGGAGTAAAAGAAACAACCTCTATATTAAGTTTCCCCCAAGTTCTTGATTCAATATCAGTTTTCGCACCCAAATATTTTTTAATATAATCCATAATTATTATATAAATTCGTTTAAAACAGTATTAATTAATGAATTTCTAGTACTTTCCGTAACCTCAATAATATTGGTTCTGTAATTACATGCGACTTTGCTTAT
Coding sequences within it:
- the dcd gene encoding dCTP deaminase; this translates as MILSGLEIEKRIGKDIKIEPFNIKQLHSNSYNLKLNNELLVYDDTVLDMKKPNPTTLLTIPNDGITLYPNKLYLGRTLEHTETHNLVPMLEGRSSIGRLGIFVHITAGFGDVGFCGFWTLEIFCVQPIKIYPFIEICQLYYHTIEGEYKKYCSEKYQNNKGIQASLLYKDFEK